The sequence ATTAATTCCAAACAATTATCCTGATTCAAGTTATGTTTCTGCTGCTTTTATCAGGCAGTATGAAAATGTGAACGGCTCTTTTATAAATTTGATAGAAGCAAAAGGTTGGCTGCTATTTACTTTAAACCATAGAGCAAAAAATAATAATTGGACAGAAGCATTTGCAACAGAAAATTTGCGCAGAAGTAAATATCGTGAAATAGAAAATTTTAATGAAGATGATTTCAGCGATGTAATGTTTCAAAATCCGGTGTACCATTTACAGCATAGTCTTTTAGATTTAGATGGTTTGAAATATTTTACTTACAGATATGATACTACTTCCACCGATGATAATTATACAGTGCTTTTTCAATGCAATGCATTCACTACCGAAAATCATGGAGTTTCAAATTATACATCAATAGGATTGCAGGAAGAGGGAATTGAATCGGGAAAACTTATTATTGACAAACACACATTTGCATTTATTCGTATTGAAAGAAATGCTGTTATTCGCAATGGATTTAACTATCCGAAATTCAATAATTTTATTTTACCCGACAAATTATATACTGCGGAATTTGTAGAAGGAAATCTCACGATAAATTATCAGCAAATAAATGGCAAATGGTATTTACTAAACATCATGCACAATTACACAAACAACTATTTCAAAACACAAACACATGAAAAGACATACTCTATTACCAAGTGTTTTGAATATTTTCTGGCAACGCCTACCCGATATATCAATAAAGATTTGTTTGATAAATTTAATTATAACCCGGAATTAAATACAGCATCCTATAATTATAATGCAGATGATTGGAGTATTAATGTACCTCCTTATTTCTTTTATCCTTACAAAGAAGTATGGAAAGATTTGGAGAAAAGCATGTCGCTGGAAGAGCAATTTATATTGAATGGGAAATAAAAATATTGGTACTCTTAAATTTGAGGAAACAAATAGAGTGAACGATAACTCGGAAGTAATTGTAATTACAAAGCAATAGTATGAATTGCATATGCATATTTAATTTAAATAGCGTTAAACTGCTGACAACAAAAAATAAAATTGAAAAACATCAGATTCATCTCCGCCTTCTCACTTCTACTTTTACTTACAAGTTTTAGTTTACACTCTTTTGGTCAAACAGGTGATATTAATGTTACAGTTACCAATTTAAAAAATACGGATGGCTATATTTTTATTGGCTTATTTAATAAAGCGGATGACTTCCCTATTGATGGAAAACAATATCGAAAAGATTATGTAAAAGTGAGTTCAAAAACGTTTACTTATACGTTTAAAAATATTCCTGCCGGGGATTATGCAATTGCTGTTTATCACGATGAAAATGCAGATCATAAATGCAATCGCAATATGATGGGAATACCAACAGAGCGATATGGTTTCTCCAATAATATAAAACCTGTGTTATCCGCTCCGTCTTTTTCTAAAGTGAAATTTAATTTAGTGTCTTCCGTGGATATTTCTATTCGATTGTTTGATTGATAGTTTGAAAAAGGAAGTTTCGGGTTTCATGTTTCATGTTAATAAAACTCGTTAATAATTAAATGGCTATTAGCTATTGGCCTTTAGCAATTGGCTAAAAAAAACGCATCAATAATTAAATGGCTATTGGCTATTGGCCGTTAGCAATTGGCTAAAAAATTTATCACTGATTATTTCATTTACCATTTACCATTTACAATTAATATCACTCAACTTTACGCAGATTTCATTGTTTTTCGAATCATGCCATAGCCATTAGCTTTAGCCTTCGCCATTTCCAATTCTACAGTTCTACAATTCTACAGTTCTACAATTCTACAATCCTCAATAACCGATACCATTTAAATAAATACCTTTGCTAATACAACTTTTATAAAATGAAAAACATAAATAACATCAATTTATTAACCGGCATTTTAATGCTAAGCGGAGTAATTTTATTTGCATTACCAAGTCATGCGCATTTTAATGATTTTGAAAATAAAAATACTACAATGCAATCCGACACTTCGCTTTCTGCAGATGAGATTGCTCTTCAACATCAAGTAATTTTATTTTTGCGTTTAGTAGGAACGAATCAATTAGATTCTTTACCTGCGATATTTATGCCTGGTGCAAGTATTGGAGTGGCAACTTATTTTAATGAAGCATGGCATGTTACATCACTTTCATTCGAAGAATTTATGAAGAATTTACAATCTAGATCAAACCCCGCTCCCAATGAACAAGTGATTTCAAATTACACAATTCATATTGATGGATATTTAGCTTTTGTAAGAGCCGAAGCTGTATTAATGCGTGATGGAAAAGCACTTTCTAATAATATGGATTATTTCACTTTGTTGAAAGATAGAGGGGAATGGAAATTTGTGAATGCAAGTTATGCTGGTGTCCCTGTAAAGGAATAATTTCTTTATAAAAATTTGATACTATCTTTTAATAAAATTCTATAAAAAATCATTTTAGAAATCTGCAACAATACCAAACGTGGTAAGCATTCTTCCGGTGTCGCTGTTTATCTGTTGCAATTGATATCTGGACGGATCACCCGGAACTAAAAGCGGTTCGCCAATATCATCATTCACTGTTGTGAGATATGGTAATAATTCAATATCGGAGCGATAGGCATTTTGAATATCGAGAAATACATTCATACTCCAGCGTTTAAATGTCCATGATTTATCAACTCTTATATCAAGCACATGAAATGCAGATAAGCGATTTGCATTAAGTGTATTGTAATCAAAAATTCCTCTGTTAGCTACATCCCAATTTGTAATCTTAGATGATGCAAGTGTATCATACGAAGTATAAGGTGTACCACTGGAATAACGCCATCGCAAGCCCGCCTGCCATCCACTCTTCCAACTTTTACCTGCGGATAAACTTATGAAATGACGGCTATCCCAAACAGAAGCAACATACTCACCATGCTTGTCTTTAAATTCACTTACACTGTATGTATAAGAAGCCATCCACCAATAATTGCGTTTTAATTTTTGCTGCACATAAAACTCTAAACCATACGCATGTCCTTGTGATTCAGAACTTGCAGGTTGATTACCAATAATTACATAATCACCAATTGCATTTGCATAAGAAATTGAATCTAAAAGTAGGAAAGGATAATTGTTGTAATGTTTATAAAAACCTTCAACACTCACACGGTAATTATCTGCATTTCGATATTCTATTCCTAAAGCAGCTTGTGGTGATCTGATATATTTAAGATTATCCTGATAAGGATCATCTGCAAATGCGAGTACTACTTCATTGGGCATTTGATAATAAATACCAGTGCTTGCATTAATACTTAAATGTTCGTTTTGTCGCCAGCTAATTGCAATACGTGGAGAGAATTGTGCGAGTGGATTAATCATTTCATTATTGTAAGTATTCATATCAAACCGAATACCTTCAGAAAATACTAATCTGTCATTAATTAATCTTTGACTTGTATTTATATAAGCAGCAAGATTCCAATTATTTACTGATGTAATTGTATCAACTGTATCTATTGCCTGCGGCCTTACATCAAAACCATAAATATCAAAATTGTTATCTGCATTATTTGCTTCTACACCGTATTCAATTTGTCCCCCAGAAATAAAAATGGTTTGCTCTACTCGTATTTGTTCATTGCGATTAGAAGAACGATACTTCAATAATCTATCTGCTTCCAATCCGGTATTGTCTTTAAATTTATCTGCATCATTATTAAAAGCGGTATGACTGATTATAACATTGTAATAAGAGTTGGGTAAATAATGCTTGTAATTTAATCCGATAGTATATTGTTGCTGTGTGCCTTCCGGAATGTAACCGATATTATATAGCAATGCATCACTTTCTTCTGCTTCCGTATTCAATTCATATTTATCACTTGCTGCAATTGCAATTATTGCTAATTCATTTCTGGAATCAAATTTTATTTTTTGTCTGAATTGAATATCGGTATAAGTAGGTAATACAGGAACATTAAACGCTGCTAATAAATATTGACTGAATGAATGACGTGCAGAAAATAAATAACTCGATTTTTTTCCCATCGGCCCTTCGATGGTTGCACCATAATCTGTTGCACCCAAAGTAACTCTTGCACCAAACTTATCAGTTCGGCCATCACGTTCTGTAATTTCCATTACACCACTTAACGCATTACCTCTTGACACTGGAAATGCGGCGGTATAGATATCTACATTTTTTACAAAGTCGAGATTCACTAATCCATTAGGTCCGCCACTGGCACCTTGCACACTGAAATGTGTAATACTTGGAATTTTAACACCATCCAAATAGTATCCATTTTCTGTAGGGCTACCACCACGAAACACAATATTATAACCAAAAGAACTTCTGGGTAACACACCGGGATAACTCTGAATTACTTTTGAAAGATCGAGAGTAGCGCCGGGAATTCTGAATGCTTCTGCATAGCTGAAAGAACGTATAGACAATGGTGTTTCATCGGTTTTATGAAAGCCTGCACTTTCAATAACAACGCCGGTTAATTCAGTGGGCTGACTATCCAAAATTATTTCCAGATATAATGGCCGCACACCGGAAGTTTGAATTTCCTGTTGCACATAAGTTTTATAACCCACAAATCTTATTTCGAGATTATATAAGCCCGGAGGTAATTCTAATTTAAAATATCCTGTAGAATCAGAAATTGTGGCGTACTCTGTTGATTGTGCTAATATTGTTGCACCAGTTAAAGGTTCATGCCCCACCTGACTATACACATACCCGGTTACAAGGCTTGATTGTGCAAATAAGGTAGAATGTAATGCAATAAAAAATAATAGTAGAACTACTCCTTTCCAGCTTTGTATTCTTAAATATAT is a genomic window of Bacteroidota bacterium containing:
- a CDS encoding DUF2141 domain-containing protein, whose amino-acid sequence is MKNIRFISAFSLLLLLTSFSLHSFGQTGDINVTVTNLKNTDGYIFIGLFNKADDFPIDGKQYRKDYVKVSSKTFTYTFKNIPAGDYAIAVYHDENADHKCNRNMMGIPTERYGFSNNIKPVLSAPSFSKVKFNLVSSVDISIRLFD
- a CDS encoding nuclear transport factor 2 family protein, translated to MKNINNINLLTGILMLSGVILFALPSHAHFNDFENKNTTMQSDTSLSADEIALQHQVILFLRLVGTNQLDSLPAIFMPGASIGVATYFNEAWHVTSLSFEEFMKNLQSRSNPAPNEQVISNYTIHIDGYLAFVRAEAVLMRDGKALSNNMDYFTLLKDRGEWKFVNASYAGVPVKE
- a CDS encoding TonB-dependent receptor — protein: MEVSGEIYLRIQSWKGVVLLLFFIALHSTLFAQSSLVTGYVYSQVGHEPLTGATILAQSTEYATISDSTGYFKLELPPGLYNLEIRFVGYKTYVQQEIQTSGVRPLYLEIILDSQPTELTGVVIESAGFHKTDETPLSIRSFSYAEAFRIPGATLDLSKVIQSYPGVLPRSSFGYNIVFRGGSPTENGYYLDGVKIPSITHFSVQGASGGPNGLVNLDFVKNVDIYTAAFPVSRGNALSGVMEITERDGRTDKFGARVTLGATDYGATIEGPMGKKSSYLFSARHSFSQYLLAAFNVPVLPTYTDIQFRQKIKFDSRNELAIIAIAASDKYELNTEAEESDALLYNIGYIPEGTQQQYTIGLNYKHYLPNSYYNVIISHTAFNNDADKFKDNTGLEADRLLKYRSSNRNEQIRVEQTIFISGGQIEYGVEANNADNNFDIYGFDVRPQAIDTVDTITSVNNWNLAAYINTSQRLINDRLVFSEGIRFDMNTYNNEMINPLAQFSPRIAISWRQNEHLSINASTGIYYQMPNEVVLAFADDPYQDNLKYIRSPQAALGIEYRNADNYRVSVEGFYKHYNNYPFLLLDSISYANAIGDYVIIGNQPASSESQGHAYGLEFYVQQKLKRNYWWMASYTYSVSEFKDKHGEYVASVWDSRHFISLSAGKSWKSGWQAGLRWRYSSGTPYTSYDTLASSKITNWDVANRGIFDYNTLNANRLSAFHVLDIRVDKSWTFKRWSMNVFLDIQNAYRSDIELLPYLTTVNDDIGEPLLVPGDPSRYQLQQINSDTGRMLTTFGIVADF